A stretch of the Musa acuminata AAA Group cultivar baxijiao chromosome BXJ2-7, Cavendish_Baxijiao_AAA, whole genome shotgun sequence genome encodes the following:
- the LOC135617116 gene encoding phospho-2-dehydro-3-deoxyheptonate aldolase 2, chloroplastic-like, which yields MALASGSSLLPRHHPLPCSSSAGGQAYLPSLVRAGQRRAPSRPISAVHAAEPAKNPVKTKEPAPVTETKPGKWSVDSWKAKKAIQLPEYPDKAELESVLRTIENFPPIVFAGEARHLEERLADAALGKAFLLQGGDCAESFKEFNANNIRDTFRILLQMGAVLMFGGQLPVVKVGRMAGQFAKPRSEPFEEKDGVKLPSYRGDNINGDAFNEKSRVPDPQRMIRAYCQAAATLNLLRAFATGGYAAMQRVTQWNLDFTEHSEQGDRYQELAHRVDEALGFMAAAGLTMDHPIMTTTEFWTSHECLLLPYEQSLTREDSTSGLYYDCSAHFLWVGERTRQLDGAHVEFLRGIANPLGIKVSDKMDPKELVKLVEILNPQNKPGRITVIARMGADKMRVKLPHLIRAVRGAGQIVTWVSDPMHGNTIKAPCGLKTRPFDSILAEVRAFFDVHEQEGSHPGGVHLEMTGQNVTECIGGSRNVTFDDLSSRYHTHCDPRLNASQSLELAFIIAERLRKRRIASRPLNQVSSLPTLGL from the exons ATGGCCCTCGCCAGCGGCTCTTCCCTCCTCCCCCGCCATCATCCGCTCCCCTGTTCGTCCTCGGCCGGCGGCCAGGCTTACCTCCCATCCCTTGTTCGCGCCGGCCAGAGAAGGGCCCCTTCCCGCCCCATTTCCGCCGTACACGCTGCGGAACCCGCCAAGAACCCGGTCAAGACCAAGGAACCGGCGCCGGTGACGGAGACGAAGCCGGGGAAATGGTCGGTGGACAGTTGGAAGGCCAAGAAGGCTATCCAGCTGCCGGAGTATCCCGACAAGGCTGAGCTGGAGTCGGTTCTGCGGACGATCGAGAACTTCCCGCCGATCGTGTTCGCCGGAGAGGCCCGCCACCTAGAGGAGCGCCTCGCCGACGCTGCCCTCGGCAAGGCGTTCCTCCTCCAGGGGGGCGATTGCGCCGAGAGCTTCAAGGAGTTCAATGCCAACAACATCCGGGACACCTTCCGGATCCTCCTCCAGATGGGCGCCGTCCTCATGTTCGGTGGTCAGTTGCCTGTCGTCAAG GTGGGGAGAATGGCGGGACAATTCGCGAAGCCGAGGTCGGAGCCGTTCGAGGAGAAGGACGGGGTGAAGCTGCCCAGCTACAGAGGGGACAACATCAACGGCGACGCGTTCAACGAGAAGTCGAGGGTTCCCGACCCGCAGAGAATGATCCGGGCATACTGCCAGGCGGCGGCGACGCTCAATCTGCTCCGGGCGTTCGCCACCGGTGGCTACGCCGCCATGCAGCGCGTCACACAGTGGAACCTCGATTTCACTGAGCACAGCGAACAGGGAGACAG GTATCAGGAACTGGCTCACCGGGTGGATGAGGCCCTTGGGTTCATGGCTGCAGCTGGGCTCACTATGGACCATCCTATCATGACAACCACTGAGTTTTGGACCTCCCATGAGTGCCTGCTTCTCCCCTATGAGCAGTCCCTCACCCGTGAGGACTCCACCTCTGGTCTCTACTATGACTGCTCTGCTCACTTCCTCTGGGTCGGTGAGCGTACACGCCAACTCGATGGTGCCCATGTCGAGTTTCTCCGTGGCATTGCCAACCCTCTTGGGATCAAG GTAAGTGACAAGATGGACCCTAAGGAGCTTGTGAAGCTGGTTGAGATCTTGAACCCTCAGAACAAGCCGGGGAGGATCACTGTGATAGCAAGGATGGGGGCAGATAAAATGAGAGTGAAACTCCCTCATCTGATTCGGGCGGTCCGGGGGGCTGGACAGATTGTAACCTGGGTCAGTGACCCCATGCACGGGAACACCATCAAGGCCCCTTGTGGTCTCAAGACTCGACCTTTCGATTCAATTCTG GCTGAGGTTCGGGCATTCTTTGATGTCCATGAGCAAGAAGGAAGCCACCCTGGAGGTGTGCACCTGGAGATGACCGGGCAGAACGTGactgaatgcattggtggatcacGGAATGTCACCTTCGACGACTTGTCTTCGCGCTACCACACTCATTGTGACCCTAGGCTGAATGCCTCTCAGTCTCTTGAACTTGCCTTCATCATCGCTGAGCGACTAAGAAAGAGAAGGATTGCGTCAAGGCCCCTTAACCAGGTCAGCTCCTTGCCCACCCTGGGTCTTTGA